The following are from one region of the Oryzias latipes chromosome 12, ASM223467v1 genome:
- the LOC101162540 gene encoding ras-related protein Rab-14 yields the protein MATAPYNYSYIFKYIIIGDMGVGKSCLLHQFTEKKFMADCPHTIGVEFGTRIIEVSGQKIKLQIWDTAGQERFRAVTRSYYRGAAGALMVYDITRRSTYNHLSSWLTDARNLTNPNTVIILIGNKADLEAQRDVTYEEAKQFAEENGLLFLEASAKTGENVEDAFLEAAKKIYQNIQDGSLDLNAAESGVQHKPSAPQGGRLTSEPQPQREGCGC from the exons GGGACATGGGAGTTGGAAAGTCATGTTTGCTTCACCAGTTcacagaaaagaaat TCATGGCAGATTGCCCTCATACAATTGGTGTGGAGTTTGGTACGAGGATAATTGAGGTGAGCGGACAGAAGATCAAGCTGCAGATTTGGGACACAGCTGGACAGGAGCGTTTCCGGGCTGTCACCCGCTCTTACTACcgtggagctgcaggagcactTATGGTGTATGACATTACCAG GAGAAGCACTTATAACCACCTTAGCAGCTGGCTGACTGATGCAAGGAATCTGACTAACCCCAATACT GTGATCATTCTCATAGGAAACAAGGCAGACTTGGAGGCCCAGAGGGATGTTACGTATGAAGAAGCTAAGCAGTTTGCAGAGGAAAACG GTTTGTTGTTTCTGGAAGCCAGTGCAAAAAC AGGTGAAAATGTCGAGGACGCCTTCCTGGAAGCGGCTAAGAAAATCTACCAGAACATCCAAGATGGCAGTCTGGATCTAAACGCCGCAGAGTCAGGGGTTCAGCATAAGCCATCAGCCCCCCAGGGAGGTCGGCTAACCAGCGAACCCCAGCCTCAGAGAGAAGGCTGCGGCTGCTAA